A single window of Eucalyptus grandis isolate ANBG69807.140 chromosome 1, ASM1654582v1, whole genome shotgun sequence DNA harbors:
- the LOC104436464 gene encoding uncharacterized protein LOC104436464, which translates to MALFSALLDQILSRRPLLLYAAAWTALLTATVAVASFSPEVAFVSAISSSSAFTRECGGPNPEDVVRVPVDLPGEVVCLPAHLFSRSRVDLLVPPVFAAVVVAGSAFVVRALALGEVDDEARSI; encoded by the coding sequence ATGGCTCTCTTCTCCGCCTTGCTCGACCAGATCCTCTCGCGGCGGCCGCTCCTACTCTACGCTGCCGCGTGGACGGCTCTCCTCACCGCGACTGTTGCGGTGGCCTCATTCTCGCCTGAGGTCGCCTTCGTGTCGGCAATATCGTCGTCATCGGCCTTCACAAGGGAGTGCGGCGGCCCCAACCCGGAGGACGTGGTGAGGGTGCCAGTGGACCTGCCGGGGGAGGTCGTGTGCTTGCCGGCGCACTTGTTCTCGAGGTCGAGGGTCGACCTGTTGGTGCCGCCGGTCTTTGCGGCTGTCGTCGTGGCCGGCTCGGCCTTTGTGGTTAGGGCTTTGGCTTTGGGCGAGGTGGACGACGAGGCCCGTTCGATCTGA
- the LOC104436438 gene encoding actin-depolymerizing factor 2, which translates to MANAASGMAVHDDCKLRFLELKAKRTYRFIVFKIEEKQKQVVVEKVGEPTQSYEDFTASLPADECRYAVYDFDFVTEENCQKSRIIFIAWSPDTSRVRSKMIYASSKDRFKRELDGIQVELQATDPTEMGLDVIRSRAT; encoded by the exons ATG GCCAACGCTGCATCTGGTATGGCTGTTCATGATGACTGTAAGTTAAGGTTCTTGGAATTGAAGGCCAAGAGAACCTATCGCTTCATAGTGTTCAAGATAGAGGAGAAGCAAAAGCAAGTTGTTGTGGAGAAGGTTGGAGAGCCAACTCAAAGCTACGAAGATTTTACTGCTAGTCTTCCTGCTGACGAGTGTCGATATGCTGTCTATGACTTTGATTTTGTCACCGAGGAGAACTGCCAGAAAAGCAGAATAATCTTCATTGCATG GTCTCCTGATACGTCGAGGGTCAGAAGCAAGATGATTTACGCAAGCTCCAAAGATAGATTCAAGAGAGAGCTTGATGGAATTCAGGTGGAATTACAAGCAACTGATCCAACTGAGATGGGTCTTGATGTTATTAGAAGCCGTGCTACCTGA